A genomic window from Sulfurimonas paralvinellae includes:
- a CDS encoding NAD(P)H-hydrate dehydratase produces the protein MQKLFDEVGSLDRRCYDDFYLSEDILMEHAAEGMAAFIREKFAKDAKVIVVTGSGNNGADGIALTRLIHGDYDVSLLHAKEPKSPMAQLQQKRADALGVPILTQLQPCDVLVEAIVGTGFQGKFSTQLTQLIQEMNTLDSYKIACDMPSPNFFADTTLTMGALKKSLFLDTTKEYVGEIHVIDLGISRKLYERESNWYLLDEEDLELPHRKQKNSHKGSYGHLAVLSGEKLGASVLSASAALRFGTGLVTLIGYEKEQFLNIPSALMYGHALPQTTSAIALGMGLGEEFSDKELLAFLDTDLPLIIDADLFYKDIILKLLKRKNIVLTPHPKEFVSLLKLTGIADISVETLQNERFEYAELFCKKYPHATLLLKGANVIIGQNEKFYVNPHGSAKLAKGGSGDVLSGLIGALLAQGFEALHAAIHASLAHTTLAKHYSGADFSLTPNDLIEQIGKL, from the coding sequence ATGCAAAAGCTCTTTGATGAAGTAGGCAGCCTTGATAGACGTTGTTATGATGATTTTTACCTGAGTGAAGATATCTTGATGGAACATGCCGCAGAAGGCATGGCCGCTTTCATCAGGGAGAAGTTTGCAAAAGATGCAAAGGTCATAGTTGTCACTGGCAGCGGAAACAACGGTGCTGACGGCATCGCTCTTACTCGACTGATCCATGGTGACTATGACGTTTCCCTCCTCCATGCAAAAGAGCCAAAATCTCCCATGGCACAGCTCCAGCAAAAACGTGCCGATGCTCTTGGTGTTCCGATTCTCACGCAGCTTCAACCATGTGACGTACTCGTAGAGGCCATTGTGGGAACAGGCTTTCAAGGTAAGTTTTCTACCCAGCTCACGCAACTCATTCAAGAGATGAATACTCTTGATAGTTACAAGATCGCCTGCGATATGCCAAGTCCTAACTTCTTTGCAGATACAACACTGACGATGGGAGCACTGAAAAAATCCCTCTTTTTAGACACAACAAAAGAGTATGTCGGAGAGATTCATGTGATCGATCTTGGCATCTCACGCAAGCTCTACGAAAGAGAATCAAACTGGTACCTGCTGGATGAAGAAGACCTTGAACTCCCTCATAGAAAACAGAAAAACTCACACAAAGGCAGTTATGGGCACCTAGCAGTTCTCAGTGGAGAGAAACTGGGTGCAAGTGTACTCTCTGCTTCGGCTGCACTTCGTTTTGGTACAGGACTTGTCACACTTATCGGGTATGAAAAAGAGCAGTTCTTAAACATCCCTTCAGCACTGATGTATGGACATGCCCTGCCACAGACGACATCGGCTATCGCACTTGGAATGGGACTTGGCGAAGAGTTCAGCGACAAAGAACTGTTGGCCTTTTTAGACACTGATTTGCCGCTTATCATCGATGCCGATCTTTTTTACAAAGATATCATTTTAAAGCTTTTAAAACGTAAAAATATTGTGCTCACGCCGCATCCCAAAGAATTTGTCTCACTCTTAAAACTGACAGGCATCGCAGACATTAGTGTAGAAACGTTACAAAATGAACGTTTTGAGTATGCAGAACTCTTTTGTAAAAAATATCCTCACGCAACACTGCTTTTAAAAGGAGCAAATGTCATCATCGGGCAAAATGAGAAATTCTATGTCAACCCTCACGGTAGTGCAAAACTAGCCAAAGGCGGCAGCGGCGATGTTCTAAGCGGCCTTATCGGTGCGCTTTTAGCGCAGGGGTTTGAGGCGCTTCACGCAGCCATCCATGCTTCGCTGGCACATACAACACTGGCAAAACATTATAGCGGGGCTGATTTTTCTCTTACGCCAAACGATTTGATAGAGCAAATTGGAAAACTATAA
- a CDS encoding thiazole synthase, with product MNNKLKIGKYELGSRLIVGSGKYASFEMTKEATLASGSELITVAVRRLNITDPSKENLRDTFAGTNVKFLPNSAGCVTAEEAITTFRLTREATGIDLIKLEVIGDTQKTLYPDVLETIKACEVLHKDGFTIMAYTSDDPIMAKRLEDAGAHAVMPLAAPIGSGLGVQNPYNVVFVREAVDVPVIVDAGIGCASDAAYAMELGAEGVLTNTAIAQSNNPIAMAEAMKHAVIAGRMSYLAGRIPKKPYATASSPVDGLIQF from the coding sequence ATGAATAACAAACTAAAAATCGGAAAATATGAATTAGGCTCACGCCTTATCGTCGGCAGTGGAAAATATGCCTCTTTTGAGATGACAAAAGAGGCAACATTGGCATCAGGGAGTGAACTTATCACTGTTGCCGTTCGCCGCTTAAACATTACAGACCCGAGCAAAGAGAATTTACGTGATACTTTTGCAGGAACCAATGTAAAATTCTTGCCAAACTCTGCAGGTTGTGTAACGGCTGAAGAGGCGATCACGACATTTCGTCTGACTCGTGAAGCGACAGGCATCGATCTTATAAAACTAGAGGTCATCGGTGACACGCAAAAAACACTCTACCCTGATGTACTTGAGACTATCAAAGCCTGTGAAGTCCTTCACAAAGACGGCTTTACCATCATGGCGTACACATCAGATGATCCTATCATGGCAAAACGCTTAGAAGATGCGGGTGCTCATGCAGTTATGCCGCTGGCAGCCCCTATTGGAAGCGGTCTTGGCGTGCAAAACCCTTACAATGTTGTCTTTGTACGTGAAGCGGTTGATGTTCCTGTAATCGTTGATGCGGGAATCGGATGTGCGAGTGATGCAGCCTATGCCATGGAGCTTGGTGCAGAAGGTGTGCTTACAAATACAGCCATCGCTCAGTCAAACAATCCTATCGCGATGGCAGAAGCCATGAAGCATGCTGTCATTGCAGGACGCATGAGCTATCTTGCAGGCCGCATACCTAAAAAACCATACGCTACGGCATCAAGTCCTGTTGATGGATTGATTCAGTTTTAG
- a CDS encoding KpsF/GutQ family sugar-phosphate isomerase: MNYKTIAQETLQIEADTLREAAKKIGNEFDKAVEIILNCKGKLVVSGVGKSGLIGAKMAATFASTGTPSFFLHPTEALHGDLGMIGKEDVVLAISYSGESEELSSILPHIKRFGTPLIGMTRNEHSTLGEYSDLVIKVEVEREACPLNIAPTSSTTLTLALGDALAVCLMKARDFQKSDFASFHPGGALGKKLFVKVKNLMQTENLPIINQDAKVKDAILTISEGRLGTALINDEKGKLVALMSDGDVRRALLSEAFSLDDPVLKYATKNPLSIDDAEMLASDALVLIEDKKIQLLVITDTDKKIQGVLHIHTLIEKGIS; the protein is encoded by the coding sequence ATGAATTACAAAACAATTGCACAAGAAACACTCCAGATAGAAGCAGATACCCTGCGTGAGGCTGCAAAAAAAATTGGAAATGAATTTGATAAAGCTGTCGAAATTATCCTGAACTGCAAAGGCAAACTTGTTGTTAGCGGTGTAGGAAAAAGCGGGCTTATCGGTGCCAAAATGGCTGCAACATTTGCATCAACAGGCACACCGAGCTTCTTTTTGCATCCCACAGAAGCACTTCACGGCGATCTTGGAATGATAGGCAAAGAGGATGTAGTCCTTGCTATCAGTTACTCCGGAGAGAGTGAAGAGCTTAGTTCGATTTTACCACATATAAAACGTTTCGGTACGCCGCTTATCGGGATGACGCGCAATGAGCATTCAACACTTGGGGAGTACAGTGATCTTGTTATCAAAGTGGAAGTTGAGCGTGAAGCCTGTCCGCTTAATATTGCACCGACAAGCTCAACGACACTTACGCTTGCTCTTGGGGATGCTCTGGCGGTTTGTCTGATGAAGGCGCGTGATTTTCAAAAGAGTGATTTTGCCTCTTTTCATCCGGGCGGCGCGCTTGGAAAGAAACTTTTTGTAAAAGTAAAGAACTTGATGCAGACAGAAAATCTGCCGATTATCAACCAAGATGCAAAAGTGAAAGATGCCATTTTGACCATTAGTGAAGGGCGGCTTGGAACAGCGCTCATAAACGATGAAAAGGGAAAACTTGTTGCACTTATGAGTGATGGAGATGTACGTCGGGCACTTTTGAGCGAAGCGTTCTCACTTGATGATCCGGTACTGAAATATGCAACGAAAAATCCGCTCAGCATTGATGATGCCGAGATGCTGGCAAGCGATGCACTTGTTTTGATAGAAGATAAAAAAATTCAACTTTTAGTCATAACTGACACAGATAAAAAGATACAAGGGGTACTTCATATTCATACCCTGATAGAAAAAGGAATCTCATAA
- a CDS encoding ATP-binding protein — MRETIGKYLDTIDALKLEERMLCHNTLILGEVGSGKTNLACRIRNYVIDMNVPTLYMDFNNSHEEDVELRYKDEHFNYIRFEESDAFDEAFKKLVAEKKHIYMAVDPNFFARKRDEKSKLSQIISQQELLDNYYYFFHDIENLNGFYTQFEDFLLYMLSFANLQKYGFTFLAQPHETFENPHLKLLFSFLFLGKCSNANYYNTALLKTLKKNKFLYQYRTAYPTLLFNEIVSSIVKIDEYVLEE; from the coding sequence ATGAGAGAAACTATTGGAAAATACCTAGACACTATCGATGCACTGAAACTTGAAGAGAGAATGCTTTGTCACAATACCTTGATTTTAGGAGAGGTCGGTTCAGGGAAAACGAATCTCGCCTGTAGAATCCGCAACTACGTCATTGACATGAATGTTCCAACACTTTACATGGACTTTAACAACTCACATGAAGAGGATGTTGAGCTGCGATACAAAGATGAGCATTTTAACTACATTCGTTTTGAAGAGAGCGATGCTTTTGATGAAGCGTTTAAAAAGCTCGTTGCAGAGAAAAAACATATCTATATGGCGGTAGACCCAAACTTTTTTGCACGCAAACGAGATGAAAAAAGTAAGCTTTCACAGATTATCTCCCAACAGGAACTGCTGGACAACTATTACTACTTTTTCCATGACATTGAAAATCTCAACGGTTTTTATACACAGTTCGAAGATTTTCTTCTCTATATGCTCAGCTTTGCAAATCTGCAAAAATACGGTTTTACCTTTCTTGCACAACCGCATGAAACTTTTGAAAACCCACACCTTAAACTACTCTTTTCATTTCTGTTCCTTGGAAAATGTTCCAATGCAAACTACTACAATACAGCGCTGCTGAAAACACTCAAAAAGAACAAGTTTCTCTATCAGTACCGTACAGCGTATCCAACACTGCTCTTTAATGAGATTGTCAGTTCTATCGTGAAAATAGACGAGTACGTACTGGAAGAGTAA